TGAATTGTATCAAGGGAAATATTACCTGTTTtacctcttttaaaatttgttttctaattggaggaaaattgctttacagtgttgttttgtGAATCACCATAATTATAAATATAGCCCCTTTCTCCTGaacctctctcccccacccccatcccactcctctaagtCATCGCAGAGTGCCAGCCTGGGATCCCTGTGTTATATGGCAACctctcaccagctatctattaactcatgatagtgtatatatatcaatgctaCTTTTTtcattcctcccaccctctcctttccccactgggtCCTCAAatctattctctacatctgtatctccattccttccttgcaaatagtttcatcaataccattttttctaggttccgtatatatgtattaatatgtgacatttgtttttctctttctgacttacttcactctgtataacagactctaggttcatctacctcactaccATTGACTcaaattaattcctttttatggttaagtaatattccatcatatgcatgtaccacatcttctttattcattcatctgtagatggacatttaggttgttttcatgtcctagctactgtaaatagtgatgcagtgaacactggggcacgtgtcttttagaattgtggttttctcagggtatatgcacagtaatgggattgctggatcatatggtagatttatgtctagtttttttttaaaggaatctccctactgttctccaaaatggctatatcagtttatattcccatcagTAGTGTAGGAAtgttccctttctccaccttACCTTTTAAATCAGTTCAATTTTGTTCTCTGAGAAGCCAGTGCATATTCACATTGAATTTGCTATGAATCCTGTGTATTTGCTCAAATATCATTTCACTCAAGCTTTACAGCACAGTTAAATATGTCAAGAAACAGGAGGCATctatctgttttacagataacAACTTACAcaattatatttggaaaataagcaaatgagccctctactttctttccatattcagtagatgaaaatgtgtttcttaaaGGTTGGTATAAAGGCCATCCTCTGTACTGGGAAAAGATAAAGCTGGGAGTTAGAAGGTTCAGACTCCAcctctgtgtgactttggatgCATTCTcagattaatttgaaaaataataaagtatgaaCTCCTGAAAGTACATTTTGGCTGAAAAGTTTTGATTCTCTAGTCATAATTTGGAAGAAAGTAAAGATATAATGGCCAGAGAGCTTCTACTGTGATGAGTTTCCAGGCAGTGGGCTCTACAGTCAAAAACTGTAGGTTGGTGCTTGGGACATGGAAGGAACTGATTTTGTCTATGTCCACAGCCAATTATGATTACCAAGGTTCTGGAAGCAGATAACCATACAGTGACAACACATTTTGTTCTTCTGGGATTTCCAACACGGCCAGCCTTCCAGCTGCtcctcttctttgttttcctgGCAATTTACCTTCTGACACTTGTAGAGAACTTTCTAATCATCTTTGTCATTCATAGCGATGGACAGTTGCACAAGCCCATGTACTTCTTTCTGAGCAACCTCTCTTTCCTGGAGATGTGgtatgtcacagtcatcagcccCAAGATGCAGATAGACTTCCTCAGCCATGACAAGACAATTTCCTTCAATGGTTGCATGACTCAACTTTACTTCTTTGTGACCTTTGTCTGCACTGAGTACATCCTCCTTGCTGCAATGGCTTTTGACCACTATGTAGCCATTTGTAACCCACTACGGTACCCACTCATCATGACCAACCAGCTTTGTGGTACACTGGCTGCAGGATGCTGGTTCTGTGGACTCATGACTGCCATGATTAAGATTGTTTTCATAGCCCGACTTCACTACTGTGGCACACCTCATATCAATCACTACTTTTGTGATATTTTCCCACTCCTCAATGTTTCCTGTGAGGACTCCTCACAAGCTGAACTAGTGGATTTCTTCTTGGCCCTCATGGTCATTGCTGTTCCCCTTTGTGTAGTGGTGGCATCTTATGCCACCATTCTCACCACCGTTCTCAGGATCCCTTCTTCTCAGGGACGCCAAAAGGCATTTTCCACCTGTGCCTCTCACCTAGCAGTTGTAATTCTCTTCTATTCCACGACCCTTTTCACTTATGCCCGCCCTAAGCTTATGTATACCTATAATTCCAACAAAATGGTATCTGTCCTCTACACCATCATTGTCCCACTCCTCAACCCTATCATTTATTGTCTGAGAAACCGTGAAGTTAAGGCAGCCCTCAGGAAGACCATACTTTGCAAAGGCAGTGAACCCAGGGAAGATGGGACTGTGATTAATTAATGTGTAGAATCCCTTCATGCATGAATCAGGAGATGATTCCCACATAGTTCTTCCCACATTCCTGCCTTTGTTTATTTATCAACCTCTAGTACCTTAATGCTgatctcctctgtgtgtgtgtgtgtgtgtgtgtgtgtgtgtgtgtgtgcatgcacaaacATGGCTGGAGGGATAGCCCTAAGAAATAGCCTCTCCTTCTATGTCAGCAGAGAAGTTTTAAATACTTTCCAAAAATTATGaaagcatatttttttctctcactaaaatattaactgaaaagAGATTTTTGTTTAATTCATTAATGTATCATCTATACATTCAGCTGTGCCCAACACATAGTGGGTGCTTCatagatatttgttgaaagaataattGAATATATACATGTTTGAAATCAGGAGATGAAGATGGGAattatgaatacatttttaatttatgagCCTTCCAGTTCCTCCTTCATCCCATTCTGATTGTGTCTATTCCACTTTGTCATTTTCAcctatcttttgttttcttcccttgtaAGTCCACTCTTTTTagtccttctttccttttatagATTTGTagatttcttccctcttttctctgtctttctccatgtccctctgtctctctccctcctcacttTCTCTCACCCTCTATTTTTCCACAGAAAATATTGGCATGTGTTCATCTAAGTTACCATTTCATCTTAATTGATtcatttatagattaaaaaatgttcaaaagcaATGAGTGGCATTGTGAAAGCCCAagtgaaaatttagaaatatcattatgttttcaagattttaaacattaaaagaacAGCTTTTCTGTATGTCCTTAAAAATAGAGTTTATGGCCAGTTACTTTTCATGTCTTCTATTACAATTAATTTTTGCAAACTCAGTTTTGTAAAGTATGATTCCATTAATAAATTTCACCTATTTCAAGTGTGTTGTTCCATGAAGTTTAGAAAAGTATATAATTGTGAAACAACAACAGTCACCATATAGAACATTTACACCATCTTGAAAAGTTTCCTTGTgtccttttaaattaaatttcttatCCATGCCCTAGACTGAGCCACTGGCAGCTGACCTGGTTTTTATCAATTTAGCTTTGCCTTTTCTAGGAATTcctttaaatgaaatcatataataggTATTCTTCTGAGTAAGGCTATTTTCACTTATATATCAGTTGTATAGGCTGATtatcataattatatattatagtcatttaataatcataattatatattatatatatatacgtttTATGGAATTGTTGAGTgctatttcattgtatggatataacaCAATTTGCTATATGGACATTCAACAAGCTGATGGACATTCAGTCTATTTCTAGTTTAGGAATTTTATTGATAAATCTATGAATGTTTAAGATTAAaataaggttgtttttttttaattaatacaaaACTTTAATTTCTCTCCAGGATATGAGGGTTGTTTGGCAtcactgggtttcccaggtgatgatagtggtaaagaaactgcctgccattgcagaatatgtaagagatgcaggtttgatccctaggttgggaagattccctggaagaggaaattgtaacccactccagtattcttgcctggagaattccatggacaaaagagttTGTGtagcttggcaagctacagtctatagggtcacacagagttggacacaattgaagcaacttgTCATGCATGCATACATGGCATTGTTACTGAGTAGTATGATGTTTTTGCTTAAATTTGTGAAAAAGTTGTCaaattttccaaagtagctgAACTGTTTCACATTCCTATAAGCAATTTATGAGACTTTCTGTTGAATTATGACCTTGTCAATTGTTAGCAACATTAAACTTCTGATGTGATGATTTTTGGTATCTCATTGGTTTTATCTTGCATCGCCCTAATgagtatattttttttcatttcagtcagttcagttcagttcagtcgctcagtcgtgtccgactctttgcgaccccatgcatcgcagcatgcaggcttccctgtccatcaccaactcccggagtttactcaaactcatgcccatcgagtcggtgatgccatccagccatctcatcctctgt
This portion of the Cervus canadensis isolate Bull #8, Minnesota chromosome 2, ASM1932006v1, whole genome shotgun sequence genome encodes:
- the LOC122431313 gene encoding olfactory receptor 6Y1; this translates as MITKVLEADNHTVTTHFVLLGFPTRPAFQLLLFFVFLAIYLLTLVENFLIIFVIHSDGQLHKPMYFFLSNLSFLEMWYVTVISPKMQIDFLSHDKTISFNGCMTQLYFFVTFVCTEYILLAAMAFDHYVAICNPLRYPLIMTNQLCGTLAAGCWFCGLMTAMIKIVFIARLHYCGTPHINHYFCDIFPLLNVSCEDSSQAELVDFFLALMVIAVPLCVVVASYATILTTVLRIPSSQGRQKAFSTCASHLAVVILFYSTTLFTYARPKLMYTYNSNKMVSVLYTIIVPLLNPIIYCLRNREVKAALRKTILCKGSEPREDGTVIN